In the genome of Arachis stenosperma cultivar V10309 chromosome 2, arast.V10309.gnm1.PFL2, whole genome shotgun sequence, the window TTTTTTGTGCATTGTGATCCATAACTCTCCTCTACCGACTATTCTCCCTTGTTGTTCCGACTGTATCAACAAATTTTATGCAATTACCGTATTCAACACAATCAAGGCAATCTTAAGTCACAGGAATAGCCCAAAGAGTGaataaaaaaagtaaagtaCCTCTTCTTCCATCCGCCGTGCAAAACTTTTCGAACCGCCAGTGTGAGTATATAGTTGTTTTGATCGATTCTTCGCATTTTTCCTGCACTTCTCCTATTGGTCCAGTAGAAACAAAGGGCTATTAAAAACTGATTTAAAAAGACTCAATGCAACATAAATTGTATTGTTGTGTACTAATGATATACTAGATTACCTTTGTCTCAACTTTGGCGCGATAGTCAAGGAACCATCTCCAATGCTCTCGATCGATTCCCGGCGGACGATTCTCAATATTTTGTTCAGTCGTGAACGTTGGCTCGAAGTATTATACAACCTCAGCCTTGTCTCCTTCCAAGACTTTCTCatacttttcaaaatattttttttgatagTTCCTTCGCTATCTTCACCAAAGTGAAAAATTTGCTATACAGATAATAACAATTTGtcaaaaattgtaaaaataagcAGATTTATTTCAAAGGGGATATAAACTTTTACCTTGACACATTCGTTATAAACTTTGTCCTTAGTGGTAATCTTACGCTAACTTTTCTCacagataaaaaaattttcaaagtcAGATCTTAGCAGACCAAGTAGGTCACTCAACAGTCCAGCTTCGTTTTCAATTGCTTGCTTTGCATTGTTGAACTTGAGCACGATCTTTCTACCGTTAGGCTGTTTCATAGTCTCCCTCACAATCTTTCATCATGCATAGAAATTGAAATCATTTAAATAAATGTTGAATTAAATAGGACACGCAAAGTATATTATATACCCATTATTATTCATACTTGTAAAAACATTAACTTTCCTCTCTTCTGTACAACAATTTCTCtactaataataaatacatGATCCAGCCAAGCTAGCTACCTACACGAATTAATTAagtattattttctaatttcaCATAGCGGATAATACAAATGCAACTTCTATATTCTGTACCATTTTCTAACATGCATGAATGCTGCAAAACATGAAATATGACTAGGTTCACAACATACAGAAAGTGTAATCAATGAGCtttcacaaaattaatgaatcaGAGACAATAAATCAAATACTGTAATAATGCAGCCATCTCAGGAACTAAACAGCAAGGAGAAATTAAAATTGTACAATGACATATACATGCTTCAAAAAGATTCAACTAAGCAAGCAGAATTAAAATTGTTCCATCAAAGCTATTTGGATGGATCAAAGTTGTCAGATCAAAATTTCGCTGAAATAAAATGTTAACCTTTTCTAACAAAAATGGTTTAACAAAATACCAGGGTCTAAAGCACAATTAACGAACCAGCAACAcagcatatgaaaaataaaattaccaaCATTCAATGGTCACTTGGAAGAGTCAATTTTACAAAGTCCTAGTTCTTATAAAAAATGGCTTCATTAGATATGTATTCTCTATATACCCTTCATCCTTTATCCTTAAAGCATTATAGAATTTTAGCCTTTTTAACTCCCACCCTTCCCATTTAACGTCCCTATCAAGTAATGTATTCTTTTAAAAACTGGTGCTGATAATGAATCTAAAATCTAGGTCGTCAACCCAATAATTCACAATATACTATATTATCAATTATCCAACAATACAAAAAATCACCAGAATATTGATTATAATAGTTTGATACAACTGAAACTATAGCCAAGTTGTAGTGTTGAGCAATAGCCAATGTTGTATATTATTTATAACACTTTAATAGTATTATAGTTTATATCAATCTCAATTCCTTCTTACTATTTTCCTTTTCCTTACTACAGAATGATCAATTCTACTACTCACAAAGGCTAACAAGAAATAATACAAGAATAATAAATCAAGATCATCATATTCATATATAATAAGAtctttgaaagaaaaataacattGTTTGGAGTGTGCTCTAGAAGTTTCTCTGCTGCAAATaattttgcaattattatcaacAGCGTAAACAAAAATACCCTTTGACAATTTTCGTGCATAATACTTAGCAATCGACACCAAACGAAGTCGCTTCCTGCAACAGAATCGGGTTTGTTGATAAGCCTCTACACACTGTCAGTTGCAGATAAATCTGCATTAAAACAACGTAATTTCAGTTTCCAAAACTCTCTATAGAGTGCTGTATAGTGgcttcaaatttcaaatcttagAAGCAGAACATAGATGTTAGTAGCACACAAAAAGCATATTGGAAatcaacatttttcttttataatgtCCAGAAGCCAAATGCTTGTATCTTTTAATCCATAGTGTGCATTATTCTCACCTTGTAGTCCTATTAATCTGGTCTAGTTTAATTACGTTATCTAACCTATGTATAAAACAAGTAACACTCTCAACACAAGTTTTCTTTAGTTGGAAGAATTGAATCGAAACCTTGGTTAGGTGATCATCTCGAGAGATTTTAGCTTGGTGAATTATGGTATTGTTAGGGGCAGCCTGGATTGTTTAAGGCTTGTTTAATGTTTATGACTCATCTAAGAAGAACAATTAATTTAAAGGGTTAACTGGTAAACTTAAAAGTAGAGATCACGTGTAGAAGAGACCGAAAAGGAGTAAATGATGACAACCACTATGCCTCTATTTATTAGGATTCATCCAAAAACTTGTAACTAGATTAGTCTAAGAGTCTTCACTTTAAACAGAACATGCGTGCGGAGGGGGTTCAGTATGGGTTTAAAGGATaatgttgttttcttttaactCGTACTAAAGCTTGCTTGATTCATTTCAACTCACATGATTGTCCTTCAAAGTCTACTAACTAAGGCCGGTTTAAGAGAGAAGGGAAAGATGGATGATCGATCATAATAAAAATGGGAGGAACAAAAATTACAGTATCTTTAAAGATTAATTCAATTGAATGAGAACAACATGCTCTTTATATCACTCAAACCAGTCAACCCTGTTTCTCAGCTCTACACTCATCACACTATGTAAAAAGTACTCGAGCTATTTACAAAATAAGAGAGTGACTCAAGGGGGGAGATAGACGAGATTAATTCTCTACAATCTAGTCTCATTACTTAAGAGAAACAAAATAACAGAGCAATTCGTTCTTGCTGATCAAACACAGATTTACGTATACTCTAATTAGCATTGTCTCTTAAAAGATAGAATTACAATATGCTAATCAATCTAACTCAATTAGCTATCTAGCCAATCAACACTCACGTGTTCAATTGGTTAAAATTATGACAGAAGCAGAATAATGATTAGCCAGCTGAGCTTGCTCATATGGGACCAAGTCACATGAATCAAATCCCTAACCCTAAACAGCAGCAGTTAACCCCAATTAATAAAAGATATAGACAAATTCTTGTTCAAAATTCCGAACCAAGAGTGAAAATACGAAGGGAAGCTCAAAGTGTTAAAACTAACCAGGGACAGGGAGAGGCAGCGATAGCTCAGGATGGCGAACGGTGGAGGGTGGCTCAACAGTTTCGTGAACGACCAAGGTGATGGGAGACTTCGACGCCAGTGGGAGAAGCATGTATGGGAGCTGCGCGACTCCACAACCCAGACATAGGTGCAGGGTGTTGCAGATCTTAGGAATTTCGCACACCCTGGACAAGGGAGTATGGGTTTCCGGAACTGTGGCTGAAGCAAATGCTCGACGGCGGCCAGAGGACCCAAAATCGACAGCAACGGCGCAGTGGAGCAGCGACGGCAGTGTTCGCGCGCTTCCAAGGACTCTTCGCGGGGTTCTGCTTAATTTGGAGAAGAATCAATTAGAATttatagaataaattaaaaagggTAAAACAGAAATTAAGTTAGCAGATCCTTACATACCTAGCAGCGTTTTACTAGGCAATCACCGCTGTTGTGGCGGCACACGAAGAGAGCCTTCTTCCGCACCACTGCTTTGCGGTGACAAGGTGAAATGCCGCCAATTCTCTGCCTCTATGCTCCGTTCCTGGCGTAGTGattttttatcttatacatAGAAGATGCACCTTAGCTGCCAAACTAACTACATAGTCAACAagctaactaattaactaattaataaaatcttCTACACATTAATTATGTAAAGTCAACCATTAAACTAACTATTCTATATGTATAACTAACTGATATAACAACTCAAGTAACAGACTCTCTCAAGCCAGAATCATTTGCACTTAACATCCTGAGGTTGTTATGACATTTTTGAAATATGTTAGGAGCTAGTGCTTTAGTCAATATTTTAGCTATTTGATTTGTTATAGAAACTGGTAATAGTTTTATCAATtgttcttgccatttatctctAATAATATGGCAATCTATTTCTATGTGTTTCATCCTTTCGTGCAACACATAATTTGCTTTAATATGCAAGGCTGATTGGTTGTCGCAGTAAATAACAATTGATTTCTCTAATTTGATATGCAAATCTTTCAAAATGTATATAATTCACTGTACTTCACGAGTTGTTATAGATAGAGCTCTATATTCTATCTCACATGATAAAACTGCTATTgtgtttttcttcttattttttcatGATACGATTGATGTTTCTATGAAGAAACAATACCCAGATTTTGATTTTCTTGTCTCTAAGTATGCTCTCTAGTCTCTATCGCTGTTCGAAAACCACATGACTCCAAATCTATCTGAGATGAAAACATTAAGAGAAGTGGATCCTCTCTAGTGGAAAAAAATTGGATGGTGTCAAATGTTTAATCTCATCTTTATtattctttcttctatttattttttgtctcaCTTATAAAATTGAAGGTAAGAGATCATATTTTATTCTTtcaaatgttaaaaaaaaaatgaaaagatctATTTTCAACATTAAGCCCAGTGCAGGATCTGTTTTCAAATATCTTAGCACTTTTATAGCAGTTTCAAAATGCTTGTCAATAGCGTAGTCTGAAAACTAACCCAATCTTCCTACTTCATAACCTATATCCGATTGTGAAGTAGAGTAATCTTTTTACCAATATTCAAAATAACAAAGTTTCaaccaaacaaaaataaaataatataagatAACGCCATAAATTATTTCCATTATtagttgaaatttttatttgaacATAAAATCTGTATAATAAGAGGCTGCCAATGGAAAAATGCCAAAATAATGGATAAAGGTCTCTCCGAAAGGCAAAATAGCAAAGTTTCAAccaaaccaaaataaaataatattagaacAATATCTTTATTCTTTATAAGTTTATATTCTCAAAACAAAATCCTTTCCTACTTATTCATCCTAAAGAATCCTAATATAGAATAATGTTGTCATTTAATGgattgaaaaagattaaaagaatAATCATCTTCCATTAATTTGCGAAACCAATCAACTTGTCCTTAGCTTTCAATTACTCAAAATGGATATTATCTCCGAATAGAATTCAAGTTTCTCAAAATGGTCAAAATGAAAGAATTATGGCTGGTAGCGCTAAAATTAAAtgagagggaaaaaaaaaaaagaaaaaaattatcatgGATTCCAGTATCGAATTACTTagggaattttttttttccaatcaCAATGAATTCAAACatgctatatatataaaacaaggTAGCGTATATGAAATTATGAATGGAGAAAGAGGGATGGATATATAAGAGAAAAAGACAAAATTGTTTGAATAGTATGAATACTGGTTGACGAAAAAAGTTGGGtcttaatatataattttttctcCTAGCTAGAAtgttatttttagataaataaattataaatcatTAGTCACGGACTATCTACTTTATATTAGATTTAATTAATTCATAAATTACTGATCAGTGATCACGGACTATATACTTCATattattagaattaattaatttatttagataaaaattacaaaaaaaaaaatcaaactctCTGATCTGGGTATACGAAAAGAATATTATTACCATAAATGAAAATATTATATTGTTATAAATGCCACTGTTAGCAAGCAAATGGTGGATGGAAAGacacaaaaataattgaaaGTCCGAATATAATCCCAtatatcatcatcatgaagGTTCACACGTTTAATGTTGTAGTCCTTTACTGTATGCTCTTAATATGCACTTGTTATTGCTTCAACCCCAAACTATCGTTCTATAATTCTTCCAAAGTTGATGCAAATGCAGAACAATGGCAACCAGCATCAGCTACATGGTATGGACCGCCAGATGGCGCTGGAACAGATGGTAAGtgccctttttttttatttggttcttttaatttgatttcaaaagtTAGTTTAAAATATGAGAAATATTTCATATTTATAGACTATTTAAAtactatattttaaaaaatataaaatttgtaatatattttttatttaattattttgttttctaaaattttaccaaaattaggcttttatatttttttattcagttAAATTTCTATatactacttttaattttataattaggtctttattagtgtaaaaaatattaaaatttataaaatattttttcacaaattaaaagtatatataattaagaatctaattaaatctttaactacatatttttcagaaaaatattttattaatttaaatatttttaacataaaaataatttaattataaaattaaaaataatttaaaaatataattaaatatatatatatttaattataaatttagtaaaattatatatagacaTTAACAAAGAAATTAAACCTATATActagttaaattttaattctaatacTACACTAAAATTGAGTGCGTTTAACTCAACTATAAAAACATAGATAGATATTATTTCAAAGGAtgaatcaaatttaatttgtttatgtCTATTAATTTAGAGATTAATTTGctatatattaattaatcttgTGTATGTGTCTGTGTGATATATAGGTGGTGCTTGTGGATATGGTAGTAGTGTGGGGAATCCTCCACTCTCTAAATTGGTATCAGCTGGTGGCCCTAATATTTTCAACAATGGCGAAGGATGTGGCGCTTGTTATGAGGTGCATGCAGCCATtgatttactttaatttatgcaTATAATCttgtcaaaaaaaaattatgcataTAATAATCATGCAGGGAAGATTCTTGTACATTCAAAATCTCATAATTTAATTGGTTTGATATTTATTGTATTAGTCCTAGGTTTTAATGTTCcatatcatatttttttgtgacttttttagaaattttttggTGACTATGTGCCATATCTCATTTTAATACTCaagtctttatttttttaattattaaattgaaTTTGTTGTCTTTTATCTACGAAAAAAATGTTGTCCAGTAAAAAGTTACACAGTTttggaaagaaaaaagaaagataagtGTTTGTTTGATAGCCACATAAGTATTTccgttaaattttttaaataaaaaatatatttttacacTATTTAGCATGTTTGAACTttaatttagataatttttaaaaatatataagcTATAATTATTATATGTTCAATCTAACATATGTAAaacaatttttatttctttaaaattaaaggGTTTTTTTATTAAATCATCTATTAAATAGCTGGTAAAATATCAACTGCTTACTTATCTTAAGATATCTCAATAAGCATAATAATTATTCTAATCATTATTCAAGTTACTTATGGAAAATCTAACATAGtaatatgattattattattattattggtcaTCATAAAATTATAGGTGAAATGCACAGAAAATGAAGCATGCTCTGGTGAAACAGTGACAGTGATGATATCAGATCAATGCCCTGGATGTCCAGCCACTCATTTCGATCTCAGTGGCTTTGCTTTTGGTTCATTGGCAAAACCAGGGCAGCAAGATAATCTTCGCAATGCTGGACGCATAAACCTTCAATATCAAAGGTATACCGCACTtgttttttagttatatttgagtataataatataaaaatatttatttattatgtaaaaaatattaaaaaaaatcttttaaaatataaattataatttaaaaaaaagatgtttttgttttttataatatttttatttttattattaaaattttttaaatatattaaaaaataaaaaatttattacaaaagaatttttttatcaatttaatatttaaacaagtacatattataataaaattgtatttattctaaaaatttaaaccATCAGATAAAACATACGtaaatgattatatatatatatttagtatagatttatttttatcatatgcGGTATCCTATCTTTATATCAGAGTAATAAGCATTTAACTCTAAATTTATTTAATGTCTTTTTCAGGGTTTCATGCTCATTTGGGCAGCCAATAGTATTCACCATAGATAATGGGGCAAACCAATACTACTTTGCAACCGAAATTGAATATGAAAACGGGGAAGGAAATCTTGTGGATGTAAAATTGAAGCAAGCAAATCAAGATTCATGGATTCCAATGAAACGTTTATGGGGTGCAAGATGGGTTCTCAACCTTGGTTCTTTAATGCAACCTCCATTTTCTCTTAAGCTCACTGAGACTTCTGCCAATGGCTCCAGCAAGACCATTGAAGCTAACAATGTTATCCCTGCTGGTTGGCAACCTGGCCAAGTTATTCGATCAGCCATAAACTTCAATAATTAGATCTATCACTCttatgtgaaatcaaaataaagatatgagaaaaaattaaaatattattcatacgctaaaatcaaccactaaaatcACTTAtcaatatatttgtgtataaatacatatgtgatttaagatatttttaatatatatttatattcaacatatattttataccaaTAACTGATTTTGATAGTTAATTTTAGtacacacataatataatccaaaatatatatatatttgatcaACTGATCATGAAAATTGATGGAGTTTAATTTGTAtacatatttaaatttataaataatatctAATTACATATTAtcatatgagaaaaataattaatttaaaaaattaaagaataaataTGTAATCTTACTCTTGTCCATTTAAAAGTTAGACTACTAGGTCCCAACGAAAAAAAATAGCCAATATGTCccaacgaaaaaaaaaatagcctATTTTTTAGTCAACTACGgctaggggtggcaaacgggcctAAATCCGTCGGGCCGGCCCgcgtaacccgccaaaaaaggcGGGCTGGGCTGGAAAATTGGGACCGCCAAATAGCAAAAGCCCGCTTAACCCGCACCGCTTAAACCGCGAGCTTTGGCgggctttggcggggcggggcgggcttctCCGTCGGGCTTAGTATTTTTTAGCGAGGgggtatttttacaattttttttaccaaaatccAACTTCTcccaacccaacttacaagagaatgaagatgaaaattgagtgttttggattatgtttattttgttttagagacaatatttataattatgttttagattatgtttattttgctttgggaacaatatttataattatgttttggatgaaaacttagtttataattatgtttattagatatttataattacaaagaccaatgtttgtgaatataaaaattataatttgtttatatttttagaaattataatagttaaaagtaaaaaataaaagaaatttttttatgtctttatatatattatttaatagttaaaagtaaaaaaaaaaaggatatttGGCGGGCTTAGCCCGCCTGCCCGCCAACCCGCCGTTAGGCGGAGCGGGCTGGAATTCTGGGACCGCCTCaataggaaaaaaaaagaattcttttttttttttgcaagttaaaaaaatttcttaCTGGCGAGCCACGACAATTGCACCTATCAAAGCAGCTAAGAGAATTATTGAAATTAGTTCAAATGGAAGAAAAAAATCTGTTGATAAATGAACTCCAATTTGTTGACTAGTACTTATTAAATCTTGCTCTATAATCTGATTTGGTCTTCTCGTTCGCGCTACCAGCGGAGCCCGGGCACACTCCGTTCCTTTGATCAAAGAATAATATTCAAAgaatatttttgtgaaattgaaaaaataaaaaaaatgttttcaaaattcttctaatttttatgtCTAGGAAACTGGCTTATTTAGtactttctattttttattacttttctatttgAATCTTATTTCAAGATTTTTTCTTTTAGTGTCGTTTTTGTTCTATTTTCCTTTCTTTCAGTTAAAAAAAACTCCAAAGTCTACTTTTTTGTAGATCACGGTAAGAGAAAGAgaaatttctaatattttttctatttactTTTTCGATATttttatctatctatctatctatccgagtaattaatattaattaaaatataaaatcatatc includes:
- the LOC130963390 gene encoding putative expansin-B2; the encoded protein is MKVHTFNVVVLYCMLLICTCYCFNPKLSFYNSSKVDANAEQWQPASATWYGPPDGAGTDGGACGYGSSVGNPPLSKLVSAGGPNIFNNGEGCGACYEVKCTENEACSGETVTVMISDQCPGCPATHFDLSGFAFGSLAKPGQQDNLRNAGRINLQYQRVSCSFGQPIVFTIDNGANQYYFATEIEYENGEGNLVDVKLKQANQDSWIPMKRLWGARWVLNLGSLMQPPFSLKLTETSANGSSKTIEANNVIPAGWQPGQVIRSAINFNN